A stretch of Microbacterium sp. 4R-513 DNA encodes these proteins:
- a CDS encoding TetR/AcrR family transcriptional regulator, with protein sequence MLRAAMSVFGQRGYNKGALVEVAEQAGMTHAGVLHHFGSKEGLLVAMLQYRDGEEAAGIPGRAQTEGPAFLGHMLDTVTENTDRPGVVQTYAVLAAESVTAGHPAQDYFRNRFTGLRDKIAGVLAEVTGRDASEPEVRDDATALIALMDGLQVQWLLDPGAVDMPRIVEKVMDELVDRLRTGQPAPSFPRATD encoded by the coding sequence GTGCTCCGCGCGGCGATGAGCGTCTTCGGCCAGCGCGGCTACAACAAGGGCGCGCTCGTCGAGGTCGCCGAGCAGGCGGGCATGACCCACGCCGGCGTGCTGCACCACTTCGGCAGCAAGGAGGGGCTCCTCGTCGCGATGCTCCAGTACCGGGACGGCGAGGAGGCTGCGGGCATCCCCGGCCGAGCGCAGACCGAGGGTCCGGCGTTCCTCGGCCACATGCTCGACACCGTCACCGAGAACACCGACCGACCCGGCGTGGTCCAGACATACGCCGTGCTGGCCGCCGAGTCGGTCACCGCCGGGCATCCGGCGCAGGACTACTTCCGCAACCGCTTCACGGGGCTGCGCGACAAGATCGCGGGGGTGCTCGCCGAGGTGACGGGTCGGGATGCCTCGGAGCCCGAGGTGCGCGACGACGCCACGGCCCTCATCGCGCTGATGGACGGCCTGCAGGTGCAGTGGCTCCTCGACCCCGGCGCGGTGGACATGCCGCGCATCGTCGAGAAGGTCATGGACGAGCTCGTCGACCGCCTCCGGACGGGACAGCCCGCCCCGTCGTTCCCTCGCGCCACCGACTGA
- a CDS encoding multidrug ABC transporter ATPase, translating to MSTRSSGPDLPVRRIDRILAFMALGLTILSIVCFFAVIVARPLGVEDFSAGIWPLVVVLPLLALPIAFLMIVALLIMSFVRRSRANKSA from the coding sequence ATGAGCACGCGCAGCAGCGGTCCGGACCTCCCTGTCCGGCGCATCGACCGCATCCTCGCCTTCATGGCGCTCGGACTGACGATCCTCTCGATCGTCTGCTTCTTCGCCGTCATCGTGGCGCGCCCGCTCGGGGTCGAGGACTTCTCCGCCGGCATCTGGCCGCTCGTCGTCGTGCTCCCGCTTCTCGCGCTTCCGATCGCCTTCCTGATGATCGTCGCGCTGCTCATCATGAGCTTCGTCCGCCGGTCCCGGGCCAACAAGAGCGCGTAA
- a CDS encoding ABC transporter substrate-binding protein: MKFRRIAPLVAGAAVAALLVSGCAAGGGTSATGGDGAVLTVGMPNGTQTDNQSPFATGSSALSLGYAYVIYEPLMMVNKAKPSDDPKPWLAEKIEWNDDYTQAVITPRSGVKWSDGEDFTAEDVAFSIQLRKDNEAINTAALPYGDITTDGSTVTVTFDAPQFVNQAKLYDLLIVPEHIWKDVKDPATDPNKKPVGTGPYTLESWTPQAATVVVNPDYWGGKPAVPEIRYSSYNDNNALTTALTTGEAQWGWTFIADYENVYIKKDPENYHQFAAAGLGIDALFVNNETKPFNDRAFRQALNMVLDREQLVDVATSGVNPALTNVTGLPLPAGEAYLSSEYQGQDYKVDVDGAKQLLTDAGYTYDGDKLLDPDGAPVTFTLTNPAGWNDYLTALDIIKTAAASIGATADVQPANVDGWFADIIPPGDFQATLHWTDGGSTPYDMYSDMFNGAYYQPLGEAANWNFGRFKNDEATAAFETYASTSDDTARTTAMDTIQRVFVEEVPALAIWSRPSTAQYSTKNYAGFPSEDDPYNSAQPTGQQAAEIVMKLKPTGD, encoded by the coding sequence ATGAAGTTCCGTCGGATCGCCCCGCTCGTCGCGGGGGCCGCCGTGGCAGCGCTGCTGGTCAGTGGCTGCGCGGCCGGCGGCGGTACCAGTGCGACGGGCGGCGACGGCGCCGTCCTGACGGTCGGCATGCCCAACGGCACGCAGACCGACAACCAGTCGCCGTTCGCGACGGGCTCGTCGGCCCTGTCGCTCGGCTACGCATACGTCATCTACGAGCCGCTCATGATGGTCAACAAGGCCAAGCCCTCGGACGACCCGAAGCCCTGGCTCGCCGAGAAGATCGAGTGGAACGACGACTACACGCAGGCGGTCATCACCCCCCGCTCGGGCGTGAAGTGGTCGGACGGCGAGGACTTCACCGCGGAGGATGTCGCGTTCTCCATCCAGCTGCGCAAGGACAACGAGGCGATCAACACCGCCGCGCTGCCCTACGGCGACATCACGACCGACGGCTCGACCGTCACCGTGACGTTCGACGCACCGCAGTTCGTCAACCAGGCGAAGCTGTACGACCTCCTGATCGTGCCGGAGCACATCTGGAAGGACGTCAAGGACCCCGCGACCGACCCGAACAAGAAGCCCGTCGGCACGGGTCCGTACACCCTCGAGTCGTGGACCCCGCAGGCGGCCACCGTCGTCGTCAACCCCGACTACTGGGGCGGCAAGCCCGCCGTTCCCGAGATCCGATACTCGTCGTACAACGACAACAACGCCCTGACCACGGCCCTCACGACCGGTGAGGCGCAGTGGGGCTGGACGTTCATCGCGGACTACGAGAACGTCTACATCAAGAAGGATCCCGAGAACTACCACCAGTTCGCGGCGGCCGGTCTCGGCATCGACGCGCTGTTCGTCAACAACGAGACCAAGCCGTTCAACGACAGGGCCTTCCGCCAGGCGCTCAACATGGTGCTCGACCGCGAGCAGCTCGTGGACGTCGCCACGAGCGGCGTCAACCCGGCGCTCACGAACGTCACGGGCCTGCCGCTCCCGGCGGGCGAGGCCTACCTCTCGTCCGAGTACCAGGGGCAGGACTACAAGGTCGATGTCGACGGGGCGAAGCAGCTCCTCACCGACGCGGGCTACACGTACGACGGTGACAAGCTCCTCGACCCCGATGGTGCGCCGGTGACGTTCACGCTCACCAACCCCGCCGGGTGGAACGACTACCTGACCGCGCTCGACATCATCAAGACGGCCGCCGCCTCGATCGGCGCGACCGCCGACGTGCAGCCCGCGAACGTCGACGGCTGGTTCGCCGACATCATCCCTCCGGGTGACTTCCAGGCCACGCTCCACTGGACCGACGGCGGCTCGACGCCCTACGACATGTACTCCGACATGTTCAACGGCGCCTACTACCAGCCGCTCGGCGAGGCGGCGAACTGGAACTTCGGCCGCTTCAAGAACGACGAGGCGACGGCCGCGTTCGAGACGTATGCGTCGACGTCGGACGACACGGCGCGCACGACGGCGATGGACACCATCCAGCGCGTCTTCGTCGAAGAGGTGCCGGCGCTCGCGATCTGGTCGCGTCCGTCGACGGCGCAGTACTCGACGAAGAACTACGCCGGGTTCCCGTCCGAGGACGACCCGTACAACTCGGCCCAGCCCACCGGACAGCAGGCAGCCGAGATCGTCATGAAGCTCAAGCCCACGGGCGACTGA
- a CDS encoding DNA repair helicase XPB, translating to MADGPLIVQSDRTVLLEVAHPDAESARHELAIFAELERAPEHIHTYRITRLGLWNARAAGHDADDMLGTLDRWTRFPVPPSVSIDIRETVGRYGRLVIERNDEGALILRSTDAAVLAEVSKNKRVSPLLIGRPSPDSFLVDAWARGHIKQELLKIGWPAEDRAGYTPGTPHPIDLAEDGWHLRPYQREAVDKFTDGGSGVVVLPCGAGKTLVGAGAMADTKTTTLILVTNTVSARQWRDELLKRTSLTPDEIGEYSGQVKEVKPVTIATYQILTAKRAGQYAHLALLDALDWGLIVYDEVHLLPAPVFKLTADLQARRRLGLTATLVREDGREGDVFSLIGPKRFDAPWKEIEAQGFISPAACYEVRVDLPAGDRLEYAAAADEDRYRLAATAAAKIGVVRDLVERHRGERILVIGQYLDQIDILSEALDAPKITGATPVDEREELYQAFREGTIDVLVVSKVANFSIDLPEASVAIQVSGSFGSRQEEAQRLGRLLRPKQSNHTASFYTLIARDTVDQDFAQNRQRFLAEQGYSYTILDADQIAA from the coding sequence ATGGCTGACGGCCCCCTCATCGTGCAGAGCGATCGAACCGTGCTGCTCGAGGTCGCACATCCCGACGCGGAGAGTGCGCGCCACGAGCTCGCGATCTTCGCCGAGCTGGAGCGCGCTCCCGAGCACATCCACACCTACCGCATCACGCGGCTCGGCCTGTGGAACGCCCGCGCCGCGGGCCACGACGCCGACGACATGCTCGGAACCCTCGACCGCTGGACGCGCTTCCCCGTGCCGCCGTCGGTCTCGATCGACATCCGCGAGACCGTGGGGCGCTACGGCCGGCTCGTCATCGAGCGCAATGACGAAGGCGCTCTGATCCTGCGGTCGACGGATGCCGCGGTCCTCGCCGAGGTCTCGAAGAACAAGCGCGTCTCCCCCCTCCTCATCGGCCGCCCCTCCCCCGACTCCTTCCTGGTCGATGCCTGGGCGCGCGGCCACATCAAGCAGGAGCTCCTCAAGATCGGCTGGCCCGCGGAGGACCGCGCCGGCTACACGCCGGGGACGCCGCATCCGATCGATCTTGCCGAGGACGGCTGGCACCTGCGCCCCTATCAGCGGGAGGCCGTCGACAAGTTCACCGACGGCGGCTCCGGCGTCGTCGTGCTCCCCTGTGGCGCGGGCAAGACGCTCGTCGGCGCGGGTGCGATGGCCGACACCAAGACCACCACGCTCATCCTCGTGACGAACACCGTGAGCGCCCGCCAGTGGCGCGACGAGCTGCTCAAGCGCACGTCGCTGACGCCCGATGAGATCGGCGAGTACTCGGGCCAGGTCAAAGAGGTCAAGCCCGTCACGATCGCGACCTACCAGATCCTCACGGCGAAGCGGGCCGGGCAGTACGCCCACCTGGCACTCCTCGACGCGCTGGACTGGGGTCTCATCGTCTACGACGAGGTGCACCTCCTGCCCGCGCCCGTCTTCAAGCTCACCGCCGACCTCCAGGCGCGTCGCCGTCTCGGCCTCACCGCGACCCTCGTGCGCGAGGACGGCCGCGAGGGTGACGTCTTCAGCCTGATCGGACCCAAGCGGTTCGATGCGCCGTGGAAGGAGATCGAGGCGCAGGGCTTCATCTCCCCCGCCGCCTGCTACGAGGTCCGGGTCGACCTCCCGGCGGGCGACCGCCTCGAGTACGCCGCCGCCGCAGACGAGGACCGCTACCGCCTCGCGGCGACCGCCGCCGCGAAGATCGGCGTCGTGCGCGACCTTGTCGAGCGGCACCGCGGCGAGCGCATCCTCGTCATCGGCCAGTACCTCGACCAGATCGACATCCTCTCGGAGGCGCTCGACGCACCGAAGATCACGGGCGCAACGCCCGTCGACGAGCGGGAGGAGCTGTACCAGGCCTTCCGCGAGGGGACGATCGACGTGCTCGTCGTGTCGAAGGTCGCGAACTTCTCGATCGACCTGCCCGAGGCATCCGTCGCCATCCAGGTGTCGGGATCGTTCGGCTCGCGCCAGGAGGAGGCCCAGCGGCTCGGCCGCCTGCTCCGACCGAAGCAGTCGAACCACACGGCCAGCTTCTACACGCTCATCGCGCGCGACACCGTCGACCAGGACTTCGCCCAGAACCGCCAGCGCTTCCTCGCGGAGCAGGGCTACAGCTATACGATCCTGGACGCCGACCAGATCGCCGCCTGA
- a CDS encoding helicase-associated domain-containing protein has product MTTDERSLATWLASRDDAELAKTFALRSVAASTSWHDFFDAAAGLLDAASIDRALTRLPRPALVALATGSGAEQAVLSRFALVDADGAPYTAVAERVRAAKSSAPTAFEGPATAATAPPRADESAAAAAAERVLATTGALADLLIATQHAPLARTGTGTVSAVDRKRLVDAGAIATPEELDDLVQIADAAGLLESLDREWIASDAADVWLDASTTERWSRAVVGLRAALRSGLRTPDGGYLPPAAWADAYPLDPDWEPEAARLRRIAIRWALVTPEGAEPVWAEPLRTGGDPDAASLAALLPAEIDRVYLQADLSAIAPGPLVPALDLRLRRIAVRESRAQASTYRFTADSVAGGMTEGETADSIREFLAALSLTGIPQPLDYLVSSSWARHGLIRVRVDERGYTSIESSDRGVLGAVAVDQALRPLGLVEDRGALITRAGRDVVYWSLADARYPVVAVDASGEPESVSRRRGRRGSGMEPGARPYAALVARLRETHETDSDAAWLGRELEQAVRARAVIAVAVRLPDGSERAFTLEATGLGGGRLRGRDRGADIERTLPVSSIVSVRPV; this is encoded by the coding sequence ATGACCACAGACGAGCGCTCGCTCGCGACGTGGCTGGCATCCCGCGACGACGCGGAGCTGGCCAAGACGTTCGCGCTGCGATCGGTCGCCGCCTCGACGTCGTGGCACGACTTCTTCGACGCCGCGGCAGGGCTGCTCGACGCAGCATCCATCGACCGCGCGCTCACCCGGCTGCCACGCCCGGCCCTCGTGGCTCTTGCGACCGGATCCGGCGCCGAGCAGGCCGTGCTCTCGCGCTTCGCGCTCGTGGACGCCGACGGAGCCCCGTACACCGCGGTCGCAGAGCGCGTACGCGCGGCGAAGTCGTCGGCGCCCACCGCCTTCGAGGGGCCCGCGACGGCCGCAACGGCTCCGCCACGCGCCGACGAGAGCGCCGCAGCGGCCGCCGCCGAGCGCGTCCTGGCGACCACCGGTGCTCTCGCCGACCTCCTCATCGCGACGCAGCACGCCCCGCTCGCCCGCACCGGCACCGGGACGGTGAGCGCCGTCGACCGCAAGCGCCTCGTGGACGCGGGCGCCATCGCGACGCCCGAGGAGCTCGACGACCTCGTCCAGATCGCGGATGCCGCGGGGCTGCTCGAGTCGCTCGACCGCGAGTGGATCGCGAGCGACGCCGCCGACGTGTGGCTCGACGCCTCGACGACCGAGCGGTGGTCGCGGGCCGTCGTCGGACTCCGGGCCGCGCTCCGCTCGGGTTTGCGGACGCCCGACGGCGGCTACCTCCCGCCGGCCGCGTGGGCCGACGCGTACCCGCTCGACCCCGACTGGGAGCCCGAGGCAGCACGCCTCCGTCGCATCGCGATCCGGTGGGCGCTCGTGACCCCCGAAGGCGCCGAGCCCGTGTGGGCCGAGCCGCTCCGGACGGGCGGCGATCCGGATGCCGCGTCCCTCGCGGCGCTGCTTCCCGCCGAGATCGACCGGGTGTACCTGCAGGCCGACCTCTCGGCGATCGCCCCCGGACCGCTCGTGCCCGCGCTCGACCTGCGCCTCCGCCGCATCGCGGTGCGGGAATCCCGCGCGCAGGCCTCGACCTACCGTTTCACCGCCGACTCCGTCGCGGGCGGCATGACCGAGGGTGAGACGGCGGACTCGATTCGCGAGTTCCTCGCGGCGCTGTCGCTCACCGGCATCCCCCAGCCCCTCGACTATCTCGTCTCGAGCAGCTGGGCACGGCACGGCCTGATCCGCGTCCGCGTCGACGAGCGCGGCTACACCTCCATCGAGAGCTCCGACCGGGGCGTGCTCGGAGCCGTCGCGGTGGACCAGGCGCTGCGTCCCCTGGGCCTCGTGGAGGACCGCGGCGCCCTCATCACGCGCGCCGGGCGCGACGTGGTGTACTGGTCGCTCGCCGACGCTCGGTATCCGGTCGTCGCGGTGGACGCCTCGGGAGAGCCCGAGTCAGTCAGCCGCCGTCGCGGGCGCCGCGGCTCCGGGATGGAGCCGGGCGCGCGCCCGTACGCCGCACTCGTCGCACGCCTCCGCGAGACGCACGAGACCGACTCCGACGCCGCGTGGCTCGGCCGGGAGCTCGAGCAGGCGGTCCGCGCTCGCGCGGTCATCGCGGTGGCCGTCCGCCTCCCCGACGGCTCGGAGCGCGCGTTCACGCTCGAGGCGACAGGCCTCGGTGGTGGGCGCCTGCGCGGCCGCGACCGCGGCGCCGACATCGAGCGCACCCTGCCGGTCTCGAGCATCGTCTCGGTCCGCCCGGTCTGA
- a CDS encoding glycoside hydrolase family 3 C-terminal domain-containing protein yields MAWHLEVEVREWSIGVTTTATPTASETTSAAAAQIRTALDELSLEEKVRLLTGASTWSLHAIQRIGLDPVTVSDGPIGVRGTSDDGGPSVQLPAPSGTAATWDVDLLARLGTLIAGEARRKGVDVVLAPVVNLQRTPAGGRHFECLAEDPHLTAELAASFVSALQASGVGASVKHFVGNEQETERTSYVSRIDERTLREVYLAPFEALVEAGVWSVMAAYNGVSLGGVEQTATAHGPLLNDLLKGEWGFDGVVVSDWLATKDTVSSATGGLDLVMPGPGGPWDDALVAAVERGDVPEAVIDDKVARILRLAHRVGAFGSDPVEVATPEPDDETVRSLVREATARSIVVLGNDGLLPLAPGSLRKVALVGANAVEPFVQGGGSAFVQPPHVVSPLEGLRRALPGADITLVRGGITERRAPLLPASLVRTPRGAAGILVEFLDSADRVREERVMTDPGALWFPIDDPAVVRVRFTTAIALRGDGRHVVEVGPVGAHELAVDGATVSTSEHRVGSEVVLDSSYSDPATIETPVDVHGEGHLHVSLTVQVIDADAYGRFVRVHLRHRAPGASIDEELAQAEDAAAAADVAIVVVGTNPETESEGWDRPSLALPGRQDELVRRVLAANPRTVVVVNAGAPVILPWLDEVPAVLWWWLPGQEAGDALADALVGATEPSGRLPWTLPAAEADVPVPDGLPTDGYVDYAERLDVGHRGWDRLGRTPAREFGFGLGYAQWRYDALEVEASVDESAPALARVELTNTSGRDGREVVQIYLSADASDPVRPVRWLAGFAVVDVAAGTSATVEIPLRRRRFETWSTETGSWTLPAGEYTVHAGRSSRDLPLTATHVIP; encoded by the coding sequence ATGGCGTGGCACCTCGAGGTGGAGGTGCGTGAATGGAGTATAGGCGTGACCACGACGGCCACCCCGACCGCGTCGGAGACCACCAGCGCGGCAGCGGCGCAGATCCGGACGGCTCTTGACGAGCTGTCGCTGGAAGAGAAAGTGCGGCTGCTGACCGGCGCGAGCACCTGGAGCCTCCACGCGATCCAGCGCATCGGGCTGGACCCCGTAACTGTCTCGGACGGACCCATCGGCGTGCGCGGAACCTCCGACGACGGAGGTCCCTCCGTGCAGCTTCCCGCACCGTCGGGAACTGCGGCGACGTGGGACGTCGACCTGCTCGCCCGGCTCGGCACGCTCATCGCGGGCGAGGCCCGGCGCAAGGGCGTCGACGTCGTTCTCGCCCCCGTCGTCAATCTGCAGCGCACGCCGGCGGGCGGCCGCCACTTCGAGTGCCTCGCCGAAGACCCGCACCTCACGGCCGAGCTCGCAGCATCCTTCGTCTCCGCCCTGCAGGCGTCCGGGGTGGGGGCGTCCGTCAAGCACTTCGTCGGCAACGAGCAGGAGACCGAGCGCACGAGCTACGTCTCGCGGATCGACGAGCGCACGCTTCGCGAGGTCTACCTGGCACCGTTCGAGGCACTCGTCGAGGCCGGCGTCTGGTCGGTGATGGCGGCGTACAACGGCGTCTCGCTCGGCGGGGTCGAGCAGACCGCGACGGCGCACGGGCCCCTCCTGAACGACCTGCTCAAGGGCGAGTGGGGCTTCGACGGGGTCGTCGTGAGCGACTGGCTTGCGACGAAGGACACGGTGTCGTCGGCGACCGGTGGGCTCGACCTCGTCATGCCCGGTCCGGGCGGCCCGTGGGACGACGCCCTGGTCGCAGCGGTCGAGCGCGGAGACGTTCCGGAGGCGGTCATCGACGACAAGGTCGCGCGCATCCTGCGGCTCGCCCACCGTGTCGGCGCCTTCGGCTCCGATCCCGTGGAGGTCGCAACCCCCGAGCCCGACGACGAGACCGTCCGCAGCCTCGTTCGCGAGGCGACGGCGCGCTCGATCGTGGTGCTCGGCAACGACGGCCTGCTGCCCCTCGCGCCCGGCTCCCTCCGCAAGGTGGCGCTCGTCGGCGCCAACGCCGTGGAGCCCTTCGTGCAGGGCGGGGGCAGCGCCTTCGTGCAGCCGCCCCACGTCGTGTCGCCTCTCGAGGGACTCCGCCGTGCGCTGCCCGGCGCTGACATCACCCTGGTCCGCGGCGGCATCACCGAGCGCCGCGCCCCGCTGCTCCCGGCAAGCCTGGTGCGAACGCCGCGCGGCGCGGCGGGGATCCTCGTCGAATTCCTCGACAGCGCAGACCGCGTCCGCGAGGAGCGTGTCATGACCGATCCCGGCGCGCTGTGGTTCCCCATCGACGACCCCGCGGTCGTCCGCGTGCGCTTCACGACCGCGATCGCTCTGCGCGGCGATGGACGGCACGTCGTCGAGGTCGGCCCGGTGGGAGCGCATGAGCTCGCCGTCGACGGTGCGACGGTCTCGACGTCGGAGCACCGCGTCGGCTCCGAGGTCGTGCTCGACTCCTCCTACTCCGACCCCGCCACCATCGAGACTCCGGTCGACGTGCACGGCGAGGGGCACCTCCACGTGTCGCTCACCGTGCAGGTCATCGACGCCGACGCCTATGGGCGATTCGTCCGAGTGCACCTCCGTCATCGCGCGCCCGGTGCGTCGATCGATGAAGAGCTCGCCCAGGCGGAGGATGCCGCGGCCGCCGCCGACGTCGCGATCGTCGTCGTCGGCACCAACCCCGAGACGGAGTCCGAGGGTTGGGACCGTCCGAGCCTCGCGCTGCCGGGCCGGCAGGACGAGCTCGTCCGCCGCGTGCTCGCTGCCAACCCGCGAACCGTCGTCGTCGTCAACGCCGGTGCCCCCGTCATCCTCCCGTGGCTCGACGAGGTGCCCGCCGTGCTGTGGTGGTGGCTCCCGGGCCAGGAGGCGGGCGATGCGCTCGCGGATGCCCTCGTCGGCGCCACCGAGCCTTCGGGCCGCCTGCCCTGGACCCTCCCCGCCGCCGAGGCGGATGTCCCCGTGCCCGACGGCCTGCCGACCGACGGCTACGTGGACTATGCCGAGCGCCTCGACGTCGGGCACCGCGGCTGGGATCGCCTCGGCCGCACGCCCGCTCGCGAGTTCGGGTTCGGCCTGGGGTATGCGCAGTGGCGCTACGACGCGCTGGAGGTCGAGGCATCCGTCGACGAGTCGGCCCCCGCGCTCGCGCGCGTCGAACTGACGAACACCAGCGGACGCGACGGGCGCGAGGTCGTTCAGATCTACCTCTCCGCCGACGCCAGCGACCCCGTCCGCCCCGTGCGGTGGCTGGCGGGATTCGCGGTGGTCGACGTCGCAGCCGGCACGTCGGCGACCGTCGAGATCCCCCTGCGACGTCGCCGCTTCGAGACCTGGTCCACCGAGACGGGGTCCTGGACCCTTCCGGCTGGCGAGTACACCGTCCACGCCGGCCGATCCAGCCGCGACCTGCCGTTGACGGCGACCCACGTCATCCCCTGA
- a CDS encoding DUF3027 domain-containing protein, which translates to MSSTPDPEVTSPGESDDHALFDIPADDPTEPGQDSSTDAEAAAAETDEAEETAEPESAVSESDQSESVAPVEPDARLFEAHDLALAALREITPETTIGPPAGYTVEDGGVVSLRFENRLAGYPGWFWTVSVAVVDGSEPTVLETELVPGDGALLAPDWVPWAERLAEYHAAQAALAEAGRDEDAEADLEDVEDLDASDFDDDGSSILHAGDVDGVDIDELADADLNGEEPDDDDSDDDDSDEDADDEDDSDDEDDDFDEEDEFAESDDEEDDLGGTFDDSDDDSDDDLDDDSDGDLDDDSDGDLDDDSDEDQDDGLDDEDDRRGFDAG; encoded by the coding sequence ATGAGCTCGACGCCTGACCCCGAGGTGACCTCCCCGGGCGAGTCCGACGACCACGCGCTGTTCGACATCCCCGCCGACGACCCGACCGAGCCCGGTCAGGATTCGTCGACGGATGCCGAGGCCGCCGCTGCTGAGACGGACGAAGCCGAAGAGACCGCCGAGCCCGAGTCGGCGGTGTCCGAGTCGGACCAGTCCGAGTCGGTCGCTCCCGTCGAGCCCGATGCCCGGCTCTTCGAGGCACACGACCTCGCGCTCGCCGCACTGCGCGAGATCACGCCCGAGACCACGATCGGCCCGCCGGCGGGCTACACCGTCGAAGACGGAGGCGTCGTCTCGCTGCGCTTCGAGAACCGCCTCGCCGGGTACCCCGGCTGGTTCTGGACGGTCAGCGTCGCTGTCGTCGACGGATCCGAGCCCACGGTGCTCGAGACCGAGCTCGTCCCGGGCGACGGCGCGCTCCTCGCCCCGGACTGGGTGCCGTGGGCCGAGCGGCTCGCCGAGTATCACGCCGCGCAGGCAGCGCTCGCCGAAGCCGGGCGTGACGAGGATGCCGAGGCGGACCTCGAGGACGTCGAAGATCTGGATGCCTCGGACTTCGACGACGACGGGTCGTCGATCCTGCACGCGGGCGACGTGGACGGCGTCGACATCGACGAGCTGGCGGATGCGGACCTGAACGGCGAAGAGCCCGACGACGACGACTCGGACGACGACGATTCTGACGAGGACGCCGACGACGAGGATGACTCGGATGACGAGGACGACGACTTCGACGAGGAGGACGAGTTCGCGGAGTCCGACGACGAGGAGGACGACCTCGGCGGGACCTTCGACGACTCCGACGACGACTCCGACGACGACCTCGACGACGACTCCGACGGCGACCTCGACGACGACTCCGATGGCGACCTCGACGACGACTCGGACGAGGACCAGGACGACGGCTTGGATGATGAGGACGACCGCCGCGGGTTCGACGCCGGCTGA
- a CDS encoding cold shock domain-containing protein: MPTGKVRFYDEEKGFGFITSDDGQDVFLHATALPAGTPAPKTGARLEFGIADGKRGPQALSVRVLEAPVSLAKRARKPADDMAIIVEDLVKLLDGIGGDLRRGRYPSGAHAKKVAAVLRKVADELDA, from the coding sequence ATGCCCACCGGCAAGGTCAGGTTCTACGACGAGGAGAAGGGGTTCGGCTTCATCACCAGCGATGACGGCCAGGACGTCTTCCTGCACGCCACTGCCCTTCCCGCCGGCACCCCGGCTCCCAAGACGGGTGCACGGCTCGAGTTCGGCATCGCCGACGGCAAGCGCGGGCCGCAGGCGCTCTCGGTGCGCGTCCTCGAAGCGCCGGTGAGCCTCGCCAAGCGCGCGCGCAAGCCCGCCGACGACATGGCGATCATCGTCGAGGACCTCGTGAAGCTCCTCGACGGGATCGGCGGCGACCTCCGTCGCGGCCGCTACCCCAGCGGCGCCCACGCCAAGAAGGTCGCCGCCGTGCTCCGCAAGGTCGCGGATGAGCTCGACGCCTGA